CTCTTCTTAGTAAGTATTGCAATCCAGTTTATCCATTTTATCCTTGCATCCATGCCTACCAAATACATCGCCAAATTGAATAGTGTAGGTACCTATCTTAACACTCTATTTCTCTTCATCTCTATGATTGTCATTTTGGCCATGTCTAGCAAGAATCACGGCTTCAATGAAACCAGTAAGGTTTGGAGTCATATCGAAAACTACACCGACTGGCCTGATGGGTTTGCCATTCTTATGTCCTTCTGTGGTGTTATTTGGACCATGTCTGGTTATGACGCTCCTTTCCACATGAGTGAGGAAACCGCCAACGCTAGTGTTAATGCCCCAAGAGGTATCATCCTTACTGCCGCCATTGGCGGTATCATGGGTTGGGTTATGCAGATTGTTATCGCATATACTGTTGTTGATCAAACAGCCGTAGTCACTGGATCTGATTCTATGTGGGCTACTTACTTATCACAATGCCTTCCTAAACGTGCTGCTCTTGGTATCCTCTCTCTTACTATCGTCTCTTCCTTCCTTATGGGTCAAAGTAATTTGATTGCTTCTTCTCGTATCGCTTATTCCTACGCACGTGATGGTGTTTTGCCTTACTCTGAATGGGTTGCTACCGTCAATCCTATCACCAAGACTCCAATTCGCGCTGTCTTCGTAAACTTTGTAATTGGAGTGCTAATTCTGTTTCTCGCCTTTGCCGGTGCAATCACCATTGGTGCCGTCTTCTCTGTTACCGCCATCGCTGCCTTTACTGCTTTCGTCGCTCCTGTTGCAATGCGTGTCTTTTTCGTTAAAGATGCTGATTTTCGCACCGGTCCTTTCAACCTTGGTAAATTTTCTAAACCTATCGGATTTTGCTCGGTTTCCTTTGTTGCTCTTATGATTCCCATTCTTTGCTTCCCTTCTGTCAAGAACCCTACTCCTGCCGAAATGAACTGGACATGCCTGGTTTTCGGCGCTCCTATGCTTGCCGTTTTAATCTGGTATGCCATATCCGGCAGAAAATGGTTCAAGGGCCCTCGTATAAACTTAGCCAGCGAGGGCGACAACTCTACTTTGGAAGGTGTCGAACTTTACACAGGTTCTGAAGAATTGCCccagaagaaagaaaaggaatagTTCCATTCCTGCATTACTACTTTGGGCATTCTCCCGCTTTCCCTTTTAACCATTCACTTAATCTCGTGTCTTTCcacttttcaaattctttttacGCTTTGTCTGTTTTATAGTTAATGTTGCATTCGATTGTTAATCATAATATTCGCGAGCTTTCTccgataatttttttttttacatttcacAATCATTGATATACGCTATACCAAAATGTGAAACATGTACCA
Above is a genomic segment from Schizosaccharomyces pombe strain 972h- genome assembly, chromosome: III containing:
- a CDS encoding gamma-aminobutyric acid/polyamine transporter, whose protein sequence is MAIPILDALTSSSGKKNSAEFSIHSTSNPTNPEEPNITSEADNAEDLAALGYKQEFQRGLSLFSVFSVSFSLLGLLPSVATTLPYSIGYTGTPGLLWGWLIAMVFIICIALSMAELCSAMPTSGGLYYAAAVLAPEGWGPLAAWFTGWSNYIAQLVGGPSINYSTAAMLLGAVNIGNPNYEVQNYQLFLVSIAIQFIHFILASMPTKYIAKLNSVGTYLNTLFLFISMIVILAMSSKNHGFNETSKVWSHIENYTDWPDGFAILMSFCGVIWTMSGYDAPFHMSEETANASVNAPRGIILTAAIGGIMGWVMQIVIAYTVVDQTAVVTGSDSMWATYLSQCLPKRAALGILSLTIVSSFLMGQSNLIASSRIAYSYARDGVLPYSEWVATVNPITKTPIRAVFVNFVIGVLILFLAFAGAITIGAVFSVTAIAAFTAFVAPVAMRVFFVKDADFRTGPFNLGKFSKPIGFCSVSFVALMIPILCFPSVKNPTPAEMNWTCLVFGAPMLAVLIWYAISGRKWFKGPRINLASEGDNSTLEGVELYTGSEELPQKKEKE